DNA from Peromyscus leucopus breed LL Stock chromosome 3, UCI_PerLeu_2.1, whole genome shotgun sequence:
TCAGTAAGACATCCTCCCCAGGAGACTTCACACTGTGTGAAATTGACAACCAAATTTAACTATCACAGTACCCAAGCATGTGGGCTATCTCTGTTAATAGACAAGGTATTTACCCAAGAGCACCTGCTCTTGGCTATTTTTCTGCCACTCGCTTATTTCAATTGCAAAATTGTTCATTAatactgcattttttttaaaaaaacacctaTTTCTATAAGAGGCTTTCCACAGTCATACTATGTAAATTAAGTCTTCTATTACTCTATTTCAACATTGTGGTTTGCATTtgattttttattagaaaatatttttgtagctgttatttatctacattttttttttcatattcattcaCTGGATTATAGGGCCCATGTACGAATTGTCTTATTCAGAGTTGAAAATTTATAATCATCTCATAAAGGTTACAAGTGAATTAAAGGATTGATATTCTGCTTTACTATAATTTTCAAGAGGGGATGAGTAGAAAACTTTGACATaacatttaaaactgaaaaaggTTATTTATGGCATATCATCAAATAAGATTTTCATTAGTATAATTTGCATAAAATATTATccaaaactacataaaataacattttacaaCTTAATTCCCATAACCCTATTTTAACATGTAAATATTTCCATTCTTTGCTTTCCAAAAATCATTAATCTTAGGCTAGGTGGTTGCAAAGGTTGTCAGTGTTCTCTGAAGATGACTGAAAATGCTTTTTGGCAAACTTCATAGTTAATATTAACAGATAGAAATCTCAGATACTAAAAAAATAGTCTTCTGTTGCTTTTATTTACCAATCTGTCCAGGTCCCTGCATCTTTGCATGCAAATCTCTCTAGAAGAATGTTCATTGTACTATATTATAATTGATGATAATTACTAAGAAATAGTgcatgtagctgaaagttttcctatgtcctgtacagtctgcagccactcagacccaagtaaacacacagaggcttatattaattaaaattgcttggccattagctcatgcttactactgactagctcttacactcaaactcagcccatttctgttaatctatatgtcgtcatgttttctgtggctttacctgtgtgccattacatgttgcttcctggacagtgggctggcatctcctgactcagccttactcttcccagaattcttcttgtctgcttatccctctTACACTTCCTActtggctactggtcaatcagcgttttattaaaccaatgtacaaacACATTATTCCCCAGCATTTCCAATTTCTgtttagttaaaaaagaaagtgttggTAATAGGGCGGTCGACGGCTTAGATAAGTTCCGTGGAGGCGGCAGTGGCGCCGACTATGTGTTGGGCGGCGGGAGAGGGCCCGAAACTTGGCGCTCAGCATGCCGACGGTGGAGGAGCTGTATCGCAACTACAGCATCCTCGCCGATGCCACGGAGCAAGTGGGCCAGCATAAAGATGCCTACCAAGTGATCCTGGATGGCGTGAAAGGCGGCACCAAGGAGAAGCGATTAGCAGCTCAGTTTATTCCAAAATTCTTTAAGCATTTTCCAGAActggctgattctgcaatcaatGCACACACAGTTAGACCTCTGTGAGGATGAAGATGTGTCAATACGACGCCAAGCAATTAAAGAGCTGCCTCAGTTTGCAACAGGAGAAAATCTTCCAAGAGTAGCAGATATACTGACCCAGCTTCTGCAGACAGATGACTCTGCAGAATTTAATTTGGCGAACAATGCTCTATTAAGTATATTTAAGATGGATGCAAAAGGAGCGTTAGGTGGCTTATTTAGCCAGATTCTTCAAGGAGAAGACATTGGTAGAGAAAGAGCAATTAAATTCCTGTCCACAAAACTCAAGACGCTCCCAGATGAAGTGTTAACTAAGGAAGTTGAGGCACTCATACTCACTGAATCCAAAAAGGTCCTGGAAGATGTGACTGGTGAAGAATTTGTTCTGTTCATGAAGATACTGTCTGGGTTAAAAAGCTTACAGACAGTGAGTGGAAGACAGCAGCCAGTAGAGCTGGTGGCGGAGCAGGCTGACCTGGAGCAGACCTTCAGCCCCGCAGACCCTGACTGTGTGGACAGGCTCCTGCAGTGCACACGGCAGGCCGTGCCTCTCTTCCCTAAAAATGTCCATTCTACAAGGTTTGTGACATATTTCTGTGAGCAAGTTCTCCCTAATCTCAGTACCCTGACTACCCCAGTGGAGGGTCTTGATATACAGTTGGAGGTATTAAAATTGTTGGCAGAGATGAGTTCATTTTGTGGTGACATGGAAAAACTAGAAACAAATTTAAGAAAACTCTTTGATAAGTTACTGGAGTATATGCCTCTCCctccagaagaagcagaaaatggagagaacGCTGGTAATGAAGAGCCCAAGCTACAGTTTAGTTATGTGGAATGTTTATTGTACAGTTTTCACCAGTTGGGCCGAAAACTCCCAGATTTCTTAACAGCCAAATTGAATGCAGAAAAGCTCAAAGATTTCAAAA
Protein-coding regions in this window:
- the LOC114694712 gene encoding LOW QUALITY PROTEIN: apoptosis inhibitor 5-like (The sequence of the model RefSeq protein was modified relative to this genomic sequence to represent the inferred CDS: inserted 3 bases in 2 codons; deleted 1 base in 1 codon), encoding MPTVEELYRNYSILADATEQVGQHKDAYQVILDGVKGGTKEKRLAAQFIPKFFKHFPELADSAINATQLDLCEDEDVSIRRQAIKELPQFATGENLPRVADILTQLLQTDDSAEFNLANNALLSIFKMDAKGALGGLFSQILQGEDIGRERAIKFLSTKLKTLPDEVLTKEVEALILTESKKVLEDVTGEEFVLFMKILSGLKSLQTVSGRQQPVELVAEQADLEQTFSPADPDCVDRLLQCTRQAVPLFPKNVHSTRFVTYFCEQVLPNLSTLTTPVEGLDIQLEVLKLLAEMSSFCGDMEKLETNLRKLFDKLLEYMPLPPEEAENGENAGNEEPKLQFSYVECLLYSFHQLGRKLPDFLTAKLNAEKLKDFKIRLQYFARGLRVYIRQLRLAXQGKTGEALKTEENKIKVVALKITNNINVLIKDLFHIPPSYKSTVTLSWKPVQKVEIGQKRASEDTSSGSPPKKSPGGPKRDARQIYNPPSGKYSSNLGNFNYXRGAFRGSRGGQGWGTRGNRSRGKLY